The proteins below come from a single Miscanthus floridulus cultivar M001 chromosome 1, ASM1932011v1, whole genome shotgun sequence genomic window:
- the LOC136475791 gene encoding LOW QUALITY PROTEIN: endoplasmic reticulum oxidoreductin-1-like (The sequence of the model RefSeq protein was modified relative to this genomic sequence to represent the inferred CDS: deleted 2 bases in 2 codons), producing MVEDCCCDYETVDAINEEVLHPILQELVRLPFSRYFKVKLWCDCPFWPDDGMCKLRDCSVCECPENEFPEPFRKPYSGLSPDSMMCQEGKPQAAVDKTLDSKVFKGWVETDNPWTSDDETDNNEMTYVNLQLNPERYTGYTGDSARRIWDAIYKENCPKYPSEELCHEKKALYKLISGLHSSISVHIAYDYLLDESTNSWGQNLPLLYDRVLKYPERVQNLYFTYLFVLRACDKADYLEQAEYNTGNPEDDLKTESLVKQLLYNSKLRSACPLPFDEAKLWQGENGPELKQEIQKQFRNISAIMDCVGCEKCRLWGKLQVLGLGTALKILFSVDGDSHLNQPLQLQRNEVIALFNLLNRLSESVKFVHEKGSSIEEVIKEQSPSTFQKGASKPNLKLDFL from the exons ATGGTGGAGGACTGC TGCTGCGACTATGAGACGGTGGACGCCATCAACGAGGAGGTCCTGCATCCCATCCTACAGGAACTCGTTAGGTTGCCCTTCTCCAGGTACTTCAAG GTTAAATTGTGGTGTGACTGCCCTTTTTGGCCCGATGATGGAATGTGCAAGCTTAGAGATTGTAGTGTCTGTGAGTGCCCGGAGAATGAGTTCCCTGAACCATTCAGGAAACCTTACAGTGGACTTTCTCCAGATAGTATGATGTGCCAAGAAGGAAAACCACAGGCTGCCGTTGATAAAACCCTTGACAGcaaggttttcaaaggatgggttGAGACTGACAATCCTTGGACATCTGATGACGAGACTGATAATA ATGAGATGACTTATGTGAATCTTCAACTGAATCCTGAACGATACACTGGCTATACTGGTGATTCAGCAAGAAGGATATGGGATGCTATTTACAAAGAGAACTGTCCAAAAT ATCCTTCTGAAGAACTGTGCCATGAGAAGAAGGCATTGTACAAGCTTATTTCAGGGTTGCACTCCTCAATTTCAGTGCATATTGCTTATGATTATCTTCTTGATGAATCTACTAACTCA TGGGGACAAAATCTTCCTTTGTTGTATGACCGTGTCCTGAAGTACCCAGAACGTGTCCAGAATCTGTACTTCACCTACCTGTTTGTTCTTCGGGCCTGTGACAAAG CAGATTATCTTGAGCAGGCC GAGTACAATACTGGCAATCCTGAAGACGACTTGAAAACAGAATCTCTTGTGAAGCAATTGCTTTACAATTCCAAGTTAAGATCCGCATGTCCATTGCCTTTTGATGAAGCCAAACTCTGGCAAGGCGAAAATGGTCCTGAGCTAAAGCAAGAGATTCAGAAGCAATTCAGAAACATTAG TGCAATTATGGACTGCGTTGGATGCGAGAAGTGCCGACTGTGGGGAAAGCTCCAAGTTCTTGGTCTCGGAACTGCACTGAAAATTCTTTTCTCTGTTGATGGAGACAGTCATTTGAATCAGCCA TTGCAGCTGCAGCGAAATGAGGTCATTGCATTGTTCAATCTTCTGAACAGGCTCTCAGAGTCTGTTAAATTTGTACATGAAAAAGGATCATCAATTGAAGAAGTCATTAAGGAACAGAGCCCTTCAACTTTTCAAAAGGGTGCTTCCAAGCCGAATCTTAAACTG GACTTCCTCTGA